In bacterium YEK0313, one genomic interval encodes:
- the gcvPA gene encoding putative glycine dehydrogenase (decarboxylating) subunit 1 — MRYLPLTAEDRADMLAKIGAASVDELFANVPKGKLMTGLADLPTAKGEIEVERIMGAMAAKNVPASSVPFFVGAGAYKHHVPASVDHLIQRSEFLTSYTPYQPEIAQGTLQYLFEFQTQVALLTGMDVANASMYDGSTGAAEAVLMAHRVTRRNKAILAGNLHPHYRDTIETVSRMASDRIVSLKPNPGDAGADLKAVADAIDGETSCVVIQTPDVFGNLHDLRAIAEKAQGAGALLIAVVTEVVSLGALTSPGAMGADIVVAEGQSIGVGLNFGGPYVGLFATRSKYVRQMPGRLCGETVDAEGRRGFVLTLSTREQHIRREKATSNICTNSGLMCLAFTIHLSLLGEAGLRRLAATNHANACDLADRLDGVKGVQLLNKSFFNEFTIRVAGDAAAVVEKMAAKGVLAGVPASRLWPSDKAEKDLIIVASTEVNTDEDRAAFVAALQAALA, encoded by the coding sequence ATGCGCTACCTGCCGCTGACCGCCGAAGACCGCGCCGACATGCTCGCCAAGATCGGCGCCGCTTCGGTCGACGAGCTCTTCGCCAATGTGCCCAAGGGCAAGCTGATGACCGGCCTTGCCGACCTGCCGACCGCCAAGGGCGAGATCGAGGTCGAGCGGATCATGGGCGCGATGGCGGCGAAGAACGTGCCGGCCTCCTCGGTTCCCTTCTTCGTCGGGGCGGGTGCCTACAAGCACCACGTGCCGGCCAGTGTCGACCATCTGATCCAGCGCTCCGAATTCCTGACGAGCTATACGCCCTATCAGCCGGAAATCGCCCAGGGCACGTTGCAATATCTGTTCGAGTTCCAGACCCAGGTCGCGCTGCTGACCGGCATGGATGTGGCCAATGCCTCCATGTATGACGGCTCGACCGGTGCGGCCGAGGCGGTGCTGATGGCGCACCGCGTGACCCGGCGCAACAAGGCGATCCTCGCCGGCAACCTGCATCCGCACTACCGCGACACGATCGAGACCGTGTCGCGCATGGCCTCCGACCGGATCGTGTCGCTCAAGCCCAATCCCGGCGATGCCGGCGCGGACCTCAAGGCAGTGGCCGACGCCATCGACGGCGAGACCTCCTGCGTGGTCATCCAGACGCCCGACGTGTTCGGCAATCTGCACGACCTGAGGGCGATCGCCGAGAAGGCGCAGGGCGCGGGCGCCCTGCTGATCGCCGTCGTCACCGAGGTCGTGTCGCTCGGTGCGCTGACCTCGCCCGGCGCCATGGGCGCCGATATCGTGGTCGCCGAGGGCCAGTCGATCGGCGTCGGCCTGAATTTCGGCGGGCCCTATGTCGGCCTGTTCGCCACCCGGTCGAAATACGTGCGCCAGATGCCGGGCCGGCTCTGCGGCGAGACCGTCGATGCCGAAGGCCGGCGCGGTTTCGTTCTGACCCTGTCGACGCGCGAGCAGCATATCCGCCGGGAGAAGGCGACCTCCAACATCTGCACCAATTCCGGGTTGATGTGCCTTGCCTTCACCATCCACCTCAGCCTGCTCGGCGAGGCGGGCCTCAGGCGCCTTGCTGCGACCAATCACGCCAATGCCTGCGATCTCGCGGACCGGCTGGACGGGGTGAAGGGCGTCCAGCTTCTCAACAAGAGCTTCTTCAACGAATTCACCATCCGGGTTGCTGGCGATGCCGCTGCGGTCGTCGAAAAGATGGCGGCGAAGGGTGTGCTCGCCGGCGTGCCGGCCTCGCGGCTCTGGCCCTCGGACAAGGCCGAGAAGGACCTGATCATCGTCGCCAGCACCGAAGTGAACACCGACGAGGACCGCGCGGCCTTCGTTGCGGCGCTTCAGGCGGCGCTGGCATGA
- the cspA_1 gene encoding Cold shock protein CspA, with translation MATGTVKWFNPQKGYGFIQPADGGKDVFVHISAVQRAGLNDLREGEKVSYELATDRRTGKQSADDLKLD, from the coding sequence ATGGCGACCGGGACTGTAAAGTGGTTCAACCCCCAGAAAGGCTACGGCTTCATCCAGCCCGCCGACGGCGGCAAGGACGTGTTCGTGCACATTTCCGCCGTGCAGCGCGCCGGTCTCAACGACCTGCGTGAAGGCGAGAAGGTGTCGTACGAGCTCGCCACCGACCGCCGCACCGGCAAGCAGTCGGCAGACGACCTGAAACTCGACTGA
- a CDS encoding OsmC-like protein yields the protein MAHSYTAEVAWNREAAAVFTDNRYSRAHVWRFDGGVAVPASSAPSSVRVPFSREDAVDPEEALVASVSSCHMLFFLAFAAKEGFRVDAYVDKAEGVMSPNEKDKLYVSAVTLRPVVTFSGDRLPSRADIDHLHHRSHEECYIANSVRAEVVVEASDPIIA from the coding sequence ATGGCGCACAGCTACACCGCCGAGGTCGCCTGGAACCGGGAGGCGGCCGCCGTCTTCACCGACAACCGCTATTCGCGGGCGCATGTTTGGCGCTTCGACGGCGGCGTCGCGGTGCCGGCCTCGTCGGCGCCGTCGAGCGTGCGCGTGCCGTTCTCCCGTGAGGACGCGGTCGACCCGGAGGAGGCGCTGGTCGCCTCCGTCTCGTCCTGCCACATGCTGTTCTTCCTGGCCTTCGCGGCCAAGGAGGGTTTCCGCGTGGATGCCTATGTCGACAAGGCGGAAGGCGTCATGAGCCCGAACGAGAAGGACAAGCTCTACGTTTCGGCCGTGACGCTGCGGCCGGTCGTGACCTTCTCCGGCGACCGCCTGCCGAGCCGCGCCGACATCGACCACCTGCATCACCGCTCCCATGAGGAGTGCTACATCGCGAACTCGGTCCGTGCCGAGGTCGTGGTCGAAGCCTCCGATCCGATCATCGCCTGA
- the gcvH_1 gene encoding Glycine cleavage system H protein, translating into MATIRYTKDHEYIAVEGDTGTIGISDYAQQQLGDVVFVELPEIGRKVAKGDGTAVVESVKAASDIYAPVGGEVIAVNAELEAAPGTVNEDPAGKGWFVKLKIADPAELDALMDEAAYQAFLSSIS; encoded by the coding sequence ATGGCCACGATCCGCTACACCAAGGACCACGAATATATCGCCGTCGAAGGCGATACCGGCACGATCGGCATTTCCGACTATGCCCAGCAGCAGCTCGGCGACGTCGTTTTCGTCGAACTGCCCGAGATCGGCCGCAAGGTGGCCAAGGGCGACGGCACCGCTGTGGTCGAGAGCGTCAAGGCGGCCTCCGACATCTACGCGCCCGTCGGCGGCGAGGTGATCGCCGTCAACGCCGAGCTCGAGGCCGCCCCCGGCACCGTCAACGAGGATCCGGCCGGCAAGGGCTGGTTCGTCAAGCTCAAGATCGCCGATCCGGCCGAGCTCGACGCCCTGATGGACGAGGCGGCCTACCAGGCGTTCCTGTCCTCGATTTCCTGA
- the gcvPB gene encoding putative glycine dehydrogenase (decarboxylating) subunit 2 has product MMNRQGRPTAAGDASAQAHPTFTGNYGLEIEEPLLFEIGRAETTGVDLPEPKAATSRLGGLAREGAIGLVGLSEPETMRHYVRLSQKNFGIDTGLFSLGSCTMKHNPRLNEKMARLPGLGDVHPLQPQSTVQGALELIDRLAHYLKELTGMPAVAMSPKAGAHGELCGMMAIKAALEARGEGHRKIVLVPESAHGTNPATAALIGFEVKAVPAQADGTVHVADVKAALTPDVAAIMLTNPNTCGIFEKEIVEIAAAIHEAGAYFYCDGANFNAIVGKARPGDLGVDAMHINLHKTFSTPHGGGGPGAGPVVLSERLAAFVPYPFVHAGERFELVEEASGIAKGEKPFGRMTAFHGQMGMFVRALAYMLSHGADGMKQASEDAVLNANYIRASLSDLMSLPFGDQPCMHEALFDDTWLKDTGVTTLDFAKAMIDEGYHPMTMYFPLVVHGAMLIEPTESESKASLDLFIATLRDLAMSAVKGEVERFKGAPYHAPRRRLDETRAARNPVLRWTAPAPYAAAAE; this is encoded by the coding sequence ATGATGAACCGTCAGGGCCGCCCCACCGCCGCAGGCGACGCCTCGGCCCAAGCCCATCCGACCTTCACCGGCAATTACGGCTTGGAGATCGAAGAGCCGCTGCTGTTCGAAATCGGCCGCGCCGAGACCACCGGCGTCGACCTGCCCGAGCCGAAAGCCGCCACGTCTCGCCTCGGCGGCCTTGCGCGCGAGGGCGCGATCGGCCTCGTCGGCCTGTCCGAGCCGGAGACGATGCGTCACTACGTGCGGCTCAGCCAGAAGAATTTCGGCATCGACACCGGGCTCTTCTCGCTCGGCTCCTGCACGATGAAGCACAATCCGCGCCTCAACGAGAAGATGGCACGTCTGCCGGGGCTCGGCGACGTCCATCCGCTGCAGCCCCAGTCGACCGTGCAGGGCGCGCTCGAACTGATCGACCGGCTCGCGCACTATCTGAAGGAACTGACCGGCATGCCGGCGGTCGCCATGAGCCCGAAGGCGGGCGCGCACGGCGAACTGTGCGGCATGATGGCGATCAAGGCCGCGCTCGAGGCCAGGGGCGAGGGCCACCGCAAGATCGTGCTGGTGCCGGAATCGGCGCACGGCACCAATCCGGCGACCGCCGCGCTCATCGGCTTCGAGGTGAAGGCGGTGCCGGCCCAGGCCGACGGCACGGTGCACGTCGCCGACGTCAAGGCGGCGCTGACGCCCGACGTCGCCGCGATCATGCTGACCAACCCGAATACCTGCGGCATCTTCGAGAAGGAGATCGTCGAGATCGCGGCCGCGATCCACGAGGCAGGCGCCTATTTCTACTGCGACGGCGCGAATTTCAACGCCATCGTCGGCAAGGCGCGGCCCGGCGACCTCGGCGTCGACGCCATGCACATCAACCTGCACAAGACCTTCTCGACGCCTCATGGCGGCGGTGGCCCGGGTGCCGGTCCGGTGGTGCTGTCGGAGCGGCTCGCCGCCTTCGTGCCCTATCCCTTCGTCCATGCCGGCGAGCGTTTCGAGCTGGTCGAGGAAGCGAGCGGCATCGCCAAGGGCGAGAAGCCGTTCGGCCGCATGACCGCCTTCCACGGCCAGATGGGCATGTTCGTGCGGGCGCTCGCCTATATGCTGTCGCACGGCGCCGATGGCATGAAGCAGGCCTCCGAAGACGCCGTGCTCAATGCCAATTACATCAGGGCCAGCCTGTCGGACCTGATGAGCCTGCCCTTCGGCGATCAGCCCTGCATGCACGAGGCGCTGTTCGACGATACCTGGCTGAAGGACACCGGCGTCACCACGCTCGATTTCGCCAAGGCGATGATCGACGAGGGCTACCACCCGATGACCATGTATTTCCCGCTTGTCGTCCACGGCGCCATGCTGATCGAGCCGACCGAATCGGAATCGAAGGCCTCCCTCGACCTGTTCATCGCCACCCTGCGCGATCTCGCCATGAGCGCGGTCAAGGGCGAGGTCGAGCGGTTCAAGGGAGCTCCCTACCATGCTCCGCGCCGGCGTCTCGACGAGACGCGGGCCGCGCGCAATCCGGTGCTGCGCTGGACCGCCCCGGCGCCCTACGCCGCGGCCGCCGAATAG
- the curA gene encoding NADPH-dependent curcumin reductase codes for MTSLVSRRIVLAARPHGEPKPSDFRIEEAPVAAPGEGEVVLKIRYLSLDPYMRGRMSDAKSYAAPVEIGGVMEGGTVGEVVESRSDRFRVGDIVLSHSGWQSHAVADAKTLRKIDPSAAPISTALGVLGMPGMTAYTGLLTIGQPKAGETVVVAAATGPVGSAVGQIAKIKGARAVGIAGGADKCRALIEEFGFDVAVDHRSPTFAADLKAACPDGIDVYFENVGGAVFDAVFPLLNFFARVPVCGVIAQYNATSLPDGPDRTPLILRDILTKRLNFRGFIVRDFADQAKDFFTDMSAWIRDGKVKYREDVVEGLDNAPEAFIGLLKGRNFGKLVIKIA; via the coding sequence ATGACCAGTCTCGTTAGCCGCCGCATTGTTCTCGCCGCCCGTCCGCATGGTGAACCGAAGCCCTCCGACTTTCGCATCGAGGAGGCGCCGGTCGCGGCGCCGGGCGAAGGCGAGGTGGTTCTCAAGATCCGCTATCTCTCGCTCGACCCCTATATGCGCGGCCGGATGAGCGATGCCAAGTCTTATGCCGCGCCCGTCGAGATCGGCGGCGTGATGGAAGGTGGCACCGTCGGCGAGGTGGTGGAGAGCCGCAGCGACCGTTTTCGCGTCGGTGACATCGTCCTGTCGCATTCGGGCTGGCAGTCCCATGCTGTCGCCGACGCCAAGACGCTGCGCAAGATCGACCCATCGGCCGCGCCGATCTCGACAGCGCTCGGCGTGCTCGGCATGCCCGGCATGACGGCCTATACCGGGCTCTTGACCATCGGCCAGCCGAAGGCCGGCGAGACTGTGGTGGTTGCCGCGGCGACCGGTCCTGTCGGCTCGGCGGTGGGCCAGATCGCCAAGATCAAGGGTGCGCGCGCGGTCGGCATTGCCGGCGGCGCCGACAAGTGCCGGGCGCTGATCGAGGAGTTCGGTTTCGACGTGGCGGTCGACCACCGCTCGCCAACCTTCGCGGCGGACCTGAAGGCGGCCTGCCCCGATGGCATCGACGTCTATTTCGAGAATGTCGGCGGGGCGGTTTTCGACGCGGTCTTCCCGCTGCTCAACTTCTTCGCCCGGGTGCCGGTCTGCGGCGTCATCGCGCAGTACAATGCCACCAGCCTGCCCGACGGGCCCGACCGCACGCCCCTGATCCTGCGTGACATCCTGACCAAGCGCCTGAATTTCCGCGGCTTCATCGTGCGCGACTTCGCCGATCAGGCGAAGGATTTCTTCACCGACATGTCGGCCTGGATACGCGACGGCAAGGTCAAGTATCGCGAGGATGTCGTCGAAGGGCTCGACAATGCGCCGGAGGCCTTCATCGGCCTGCTCAAAGGCCGCAATTTCGGCAAGCTGGTGATCAAGATCGCCTGA
- the ileS gene encoding Isoleucine--tRNA ligase: MSEPFDYSKTLLLPETAFPMRAGLPEKEPEILKAWEAMDLYGRLRREARGRARFVLHDGPPYANGHLHIGHALNKILKDMVTKSQQMAGFDSDYVPGWDCHGLPIEWKIEEQYRAKGLNKDDVPIVEFRKECRAFASHWLDVQRGEFKRLGVIGDWDHPYQTMSFAAEAQIATELMKFAADGQLYRGSKPVMWSVVERTALAEAEVEYHDYQSDTIFAAFPVLGQDFAVVIWTTTPWTIPGNRAISYSKRVAYGLYEVTAAPETNWARVGAKYVVADKLAADMFKAAKVEGFARLRDVAAAELAGYTAAHPLRGQGYDFDVPMLDGDHVTDDAGTGFVHTAPGHGREDFDIWMANGRALAARGIDTAIPYTVDGDGRFTQEAPGFTGRQVITDKGDKGDANGAVIEALAAAGRLVARGRLKHTYPHSWRSKKPVIFRNTPQWFIAMDKPYADGTTLRERALKAIRDTEWVPASGENRINGMIENRPDWVVSRQRAWGVPIAVFVRKGTNEILKDEVVNHRIRDAFTQEGADAWFASADGARFLQPEYDPKDWDKIDDVLDVWFDSGSTHAFTLEDPQAFPNFAGLKRKVDGGNDTVMYLEGSDQHRGWFHSSLLESCGTRGRAPYDVVLTHGFVLDGDGRKMSKSLGNTVAPQDVIKQSGADILRLWVAASDYSDDLRIGKEILQTTSDTYRKLRNTIRWMLGALKHHDGAPLPASGIPELEQLMLHRLAELSPAVHEAYRAYDYKKVFALLSHFMTVDLSAFYFDVRKDTLYCDPYSSPVRRTALAVIEELFRAVATWLAPILSFTTEEAWWERYGREGSVHLAGFYAADPAWLAPDLAARWDKIRKVRRVVTGALEVERAAKRLGSSLEAAPVIHVADADLAAALEGIDMAEVAITSGATIAAGEGPADAFRLDEVKGVAVVPVKAPGVKCARSWKYFDPETADPAYPDITPRDAQAMHEWKARHAL; encoded by the coding sequence ATGTCCGAACCCTTTGACTATTCGAAGACGCTGCTGCTGCCCGAGACGGCCTTTCCGATGCGCGCCGGCCTGCCGGAGAAGGAGCCCGAGATCCTCAAGGCCTGGGAGGCGATGGACCTCTATGGCCGGCTGAGGCGCGAGGCGAGGGGACGTGCGCGCTTCGTGCTGCATGACGGCCCGCCCTATGCCAACGGCCACCTCCATATCGGCCACGCCCTCAACAAGATCCTGAAGGACATGGTCACGAAGTCGCAGCAGATGGCGGGCTTCGACAGCGACTATGTCCCCGGCTGGGACTGCCACGGCCTGCCGATCGAGTGGAAGATCGAGGAGCAGTACCGGGCCAAGGGCTTGAACAAGGACGACGTGCCCATCGTCGAGTTCCGCAAGGAGTGCCGGGCTTTCGCCAGCCATTGGCTCGACGTCCAGCGCGGCGAGTTCAAGCGGCTCGGCGTGATCGGCGACTGGGATCATCCCTACCAGACCATGAGCTTCGCGGCGGAGGCGCAGATCGCCACCGAACTGATGAAGTTCGCGGCCGACGGCCAGCTCTATCGCGGGTCCAAGCCGGTCATGTGGTCGGTGGTCGAGCGCACGGCGCTGGCCGAGGCCGAGGTCGAATATCACGACTACCAGAGCGACACGATCTTCGCCGCCTTCCCGGTCCTCGGCCAGGATTTCGCCGTGGTCATCTGGACGACCACGCCCTGGACCATCCCCGGCAACCGGGCGATTTCCTATTCGAAGCGTGTCGCCTACGGCCTCTATGAGGTCACGGCCGCGCCGGAGACGAATTGGGCAAGGGTCGGCGCCAAATATGTCGTCGCCGACAAGCTCGCCGCCGACATGTTCAAGGCAGCCAAGGTCGAGGGTTTCGCGCGGCTGCGCGATGTCGCCGCGGCCGAGCTTGCCGGCTATACCGCGGCCCACCCGCTGCGCGGCCAGGGCTACGATTTCGACGTGCCGATGCTCGACGGCGATCATGTCACCGACGATGCCGGCACCGGCTTCGTCCATACCGCTCCCGGCCATGGCCGGGAGGACTTCGACATCTGGATGGCCAATGGCCGGGCGCTTGCCGCGCGCGGCATCGACACGGCGATTCCCTATACCGTCGATGGCGATGGCCGCTTCACGCAAGAGGCGCCGGGCTTCACCGGGCGCCAGGTGATCACCGACAAGGGCGACAAGGGCGATGCCAACGGCGCCGTGATCGAGGCGCTTGCCGCGGCCGGCCGGCTCGTCGCGCGCGGCCGGCTGAAGCATACCTATCCGCATTCCTGGCGCTCGAAGAAGCCGGTGATCTTCCGCAACACGCCGCAATGGTTCATTGCGATGGACAAGCCCTATGCGGACGGCACGACGCTGCGCGAGCGCGCGCTGAAGGCGATCCGCGACACCGAATGGGTGCCGGCCTCGGGCGAGAACCGCATCAACGGCATGATCGAGAACCGCCCGGACTGGGTGGTCTCGCGCCAGCGTGCCTGGGGCGTGCCGATCGCCGTCTTCGTCAGGAAGGGCACGAACGAGATCCTGAAGGACGAGGTCGTCAACCACCGCATCCGCGACGCCTTCACGCAGGAGGGCGCGGATGCCTGGTTCGCTTCGGCCGACGGCGCGCGCTTCCTCCAGCCCGAATATGATCCGAAGGATTGGGACAAGATCGACGACGTGCTCGACGTCTGGTTCGATTCCGGTTCCACCCACGCCTTCACGCTCGAGGATCCGCAGGCCTTCCCGAACTTCGCCGGGCTGAAGCGCAAGGTCGACGGCGGCAACGACACGGTCATGTATCTGGAAGGCTCGGACCAGCATCGCGGCTGGTTCCACTCCTCGCTTCTGGAAAGCTGCGGCACGCGCGGTCGGGCGCCCTACGACGTCGTGTTGACGCACGGCTTCGTGCTGGACGGCGACGGCCGCAAGATGTCCAAGTCGCTCGGCAATACCGTGGCGCCGCAGGACGTCATCAAGCAGTCCGGCGCGGACATCCTGAGGCTGTGGGTCGCGGCCTCCGACTATTCCGACGATCTGCGCATCGGCAAGGAGATCCTGCAGACCACCTCGGACACCTATCGCAAGCTGCGCAACACGATCCGCTGGATGCTGGGCGCCCTGAAGCATCACGACGGCGCGCCTCTGCCGGCAAGCGGTATCCCGGAGCTGGAGCAGCTGATGCTGCACCGGCTCGCCGAACTGTCGCCGGCGGTGCACGAGGCCTATCGCGCCTACGACTACAAGAAGGTCTTCGCGCTGCTGAGCCACTTCATGACGGTCGATCTCTCGGCCTTCTATTTCGACGTGCGCAAGGACACGCTCTACTGCGATCCCTATTCCTCGCCGGTGCGCCGGACGGCCCTTGCGGTCATCGAGGAACTGTTCCGCGCGGTCGCGACCTGGCTCGCGCCGATCCTTTCCTTCACCACGGAAGAGGCCTGGTGGGAGCGCTATGGCCGCGAGGGCAGCGTTCATCTCGCAGGCTTCTATGCCGCCGACCCGGCCTGGCTCGCGCCGGACCTGGCGGCGAGATGGGACAAGATCCGCAAGGTCCGGCGCGTCGTCACCGGCGCGCTTGAGGTCGAGCGGGCAGCCAAGCGGCTCGGATCGTCGCTGGAAGCGGCGCCGGTCATCCACGTGGCCGATGCCGATCTCGCCGCCGCCCTCGAAGGCATCGACATGGCCGAGGTCGCGATCACTTCCGGCGCGACCATCGCAGCGGGCGAGGGGCCGGCGGACGCCTTCCGCCTCGACGAGGTGAAGGGCGTCGCGGTCGTGCCGGTCAAGGCGCCGGGCGTCAAATGCGCCCGGAGCTGGAAATATTTCGACCCGGAGACCGCCGATCCCGCCTATCCCGACATCACGCCGCGCGACGCGCAGGCGATGCATGAATGGAAGGCGCGCCACGCCCTTTGA
- the gcvT_1 gene encoding Aminomethyltransferase, which yields MAETVSGPLHKTPLHQLHVDAGAKMVPFAGYDMPVQYPTGVLTEHNWTRSDAGLFDVSHMGQAFVVGPDWETTARALEALVPADILNLKPGQQRYSQLTAEDGGILDDLMITRSGYAGYEGWAYMVVNAACKDQDFAHIAARLPAGVSLKPDPTLALVALQGPKAAAVLDDLIPGIAATPFMTFIEAKLDGMFVHASRSGYTGEDGFELCIEAKNAAAIWQRLTADPRVKPIGLGARDSLRLEASLCLYGHDIDTTTSPVEAGLTWSIQKRRRTEGGFPGAQRIQRELAEGPSRRRVGIVPDGRAPAREGAPIKAADGAAIGTVTSGGFGPTVNGPVAMGYVNSRFAEPGTPVLLEVRGKDLPAKVVTMPFAPHRYFRG from the coding sequence ATGGCTGAGACCGTTTCCGGGCCGCTGCACAAGACCCCGCTCCATCAGCTCCACGTCGATGCCGGCGCCAAGATGGTGCCCTTCGCCGGCTACGACATGCCGGTGCAATATCCGACCGGCGTGCTCACCGAGCACAACTGGACGCGCAGCGACGCCGGCCTCTTCGACGTCAGCCATATGGGCCAGGCCTTCGTCGTCGGACCGGACTGGGAGACCACGGCGCGGGCGCTCGAGGCGCTGGTGCCGGCCGACATCCTCAACCTCAAGCCCGGCCAGCAGCGCTACAGCCAGCTCACCGCCGAGGACGGCGGCATTCTCGACGACCTCATGATCACCCGCTCGGGTTATGCCGGTTATGAAGGCTGGGCCTATATGGTGGTCAACGCCGCCTGCAAGGACCAGGATTTCGCCCATATCGCCGCGCGGCTTCCCGCCGGTGTCAGCCTGAAGCCGGACCCGACCCTGGCGCTGGTCGCGCTGCAGGGCCCGAAGGCCGCGGCCGTGCTGGACGATCTCATTCCCGGCATTGCCGCAACGCCGTTCATGACCTTCATCGAGGCCAAGCTCGACGGCATGTTCGTCCACGCCTCCCGTTCCGGCTATACCGGCGAGGATGGTTTCGAGCTCTGCATCGAAGCGAAGAACGCGGCTGCGATCTGGCAGAGGCTGACCGCCGACCCGCGGGTCAAGCCGATCGGCCTCGGCGCCCGCGACAGCCTGCGCCTGGAGGCCAGCCTCTGCCTCTATGGCCACGATATCGACACCACCACCTCGCCGGTGGAGGCCGGGCTCACCTGGTCGATCCAGAAGCGCCGCCGCACCGAAGGCGGTTTCCCGGGCGCCCAGCGCATCCAGCGCGAGCTTGCCGAGGGACCGTCGCGCCGCCGGGTCGGCATCGTGCCCGACGGCCGGGCGCCGGCGCGCGAGGGCGCCCCGATCAAGGCGGCCGACGGCGCCGCCATCGGCACGGTCACGTCGGGCGGCTTCGGGCCGACGGTCAACGGCCCGGTCGCCATGGGTTACGTCAACAGCCGTTTCGCCGAGCCGGGCACGCCGGTGCTGCTCGAGGTGCGCGGCAAGGACCTGCCCGCGAAGGTCGTCACCATGCCGTTCGCGCCGCACCGCTACTTCCGCGGCTGA
- the rhlE_1 gene encoding ATP-dependent RNA helicase RhlE, with product MHSLKDHGFTRPTPIQAKAIPHLLEDHDLIGIAQTGTGKTAAFSLPILQHLSEETSRLPAKGVRALILAPTRELALQIGDTIAKLSRRTKLRHTVIFGGVGQNPQVQALARGIDILVATPGRLIDLSNQGAVRLDTVTHLVLDEADRMLDMGFIHDVMKIINKLPEQRQSMLFSATMPKEVAKLARTILWEPVSVEVTPEVVTVEAIEQHVYHVSTADKRALLESLLKDPGLARVVVFTRTKHGANRLAGQLAKAGIATDAIHGNKSQNARQRALAQFKAGDVRVLVATDLFARGIDVAEITHVVNFDLPNEPESYVHRIGRTGRAGRAGIAYAFCDPSERSYLTAIERLTRVPLTVVPHASQAQRRDPRPVANQARPQPKRRAA from the coding sequence TTGCATTCTCTGAAGGATCACGGCTTTACCCGCCCGACGCCGATCCAGGCGAAAGCTATTCCTCACCTCCTCGAGGACCACGACCTGATCGGCATCGCGCAGACCGGCACCGGCAAGACCGCCGCCTTCAGCCTGCCCATCCTGCAGCACCTCAGCGAAGAGACGAGCCGCCTGCCGGCCAAGGGCGTACGTGCCCTGATCCTCGCGCCCACCCGCGAGTTGGCCCTGCAGATCGGCGATACCATCGCCAAGCTGTCCCGCCGGACCAAGCTGCGCCACACCGTCATTTTCGGCGGCGTCGGCCAGAACCCGCAGGTTCAGGCCCTGGCGCGCGGCATCGATATCCTGGTCGCGACCCCCGGCCGGCTCATCGACCTGTCGAACCAGGGCGCGGTGCGGCTCGATACCGTCACCCATCTTGTCCTCGACGAAGCCGACCGCATGCTCGACATGGGCTTCATCCATGACGTGATGAAGATCATCAACAAGCTGCCCGAGCAGCGCCAGTCGATGCTGTTCTCGGCGACCATGCCGAAAGAGGTCGCCAAGCTCGCCCGCACCATCCTGTGGGAGCCGGTAAGCGTTGAGGTGACCCCGGAAGTCGTGACTGTCGAGGCGATCGAACAGCATGTCTACCACGTGTCGACCGCCGACAAGCGGGCACTGCTGGAGAGCCTGCTGAAGGATCCCGGCCTCGCCCGCGTCGTGGTGTTCACCCGCACCAAGCACGGGGCCAATCGCCTGGCCGGCCAGCTCGCCAAGGCGGGCATCGCGACCGATGCGATTCATGGCAACAAGAGCCAGAATGCACGCCAGCGCGCGCTGGCCCAGTTCAAGGCCGGCGACGTGCGCGTGCTGGTGGCGACCGATCTGTTCGCCCGCGGCATCGACGTCGCCGAGATCACCCATGTGGTGAATTTCGACCTGCCCAACGAACCGGAAAGCTACGTCCACCGTATCGGCCGCACCGGCCGTGCAGGCCGGGCTGGCATTGCCTACGCTTTCTGCGATCCTTCCGAGCGCAGCTACCTGACCGCCATCGAAAGGCTGACGCGTGTACCGCTGACGGTGGTGCCGCATGCATCGCAGGCCCAGCGGCGCGACCCGCGCCCCGTGGCCAACCAAGCTCGTCCGCAGCCCAAACGCCGGGCTGCCTGA